One Halopelagius inordinatus genomic region harbors:
- a CDS encoding 5-oxoprolinase subunit C family protein translates to MIRVVEPGLSTTVQDTGRFGHYHIGMPPSGAMDQYAHKAANYVVGNDETAATLEMTYAGPDLEFEEDAVIAATGADMEPKIDGEEIPMWTAVRVEAGDVLSFEFATEGVRSYLAIAGGIDVPTVMESRSTYTLIGIGGHEGRALEEGDRLPVGDADGHATVGAAVDSARVPDYADNDTIRVVMGLCDYRLTDEGRERLLGTEWKISDEADRVGCRLTGGPDIQEMFEKREQPFGAGPDPTNVVDLGYPVGSIQMAGQPIVLMRDAVTGGGYATVGTVVSVDRNLLAQARTHRNITFEAIDVEEALEARSDHDDRLDAIRANFLD, encoded by the coding sequence ATGATTCGAGTAGTCGAACCCGGTCTCTCGACGACGGTCCAAGACACCGGCCGCTTCGGCCACTACCACATCGGGATGCCGCCGTCCGGTGCGATGGACCAGTACGCACACAAGGCCGCGAACTACGTCGTCGGGAACGACGAAACCGCGGCGACGCTCGAAATGACGTACGCGGGGCCGGACCTCGAATTCGAAGAAGACGCCGTCATCGCGGCGACCGGCGCCGATATGGAACCGAAGATCGACGGCGAGGAGATTCCGATGTGGACGGCGGTCCGGGTCGAGGCCGGCGACGTACTCTCGTTCGAATTCGCGACGGAAGGCGTGCGCTCGTATCTCGCTATCGCGGGCGGTATCGACGTCCCGACGGTCATGGAGAGTCGGTCCACGTACACGCTCATCGGCATCGGCGGTCACGAGGGTCGCGCCCTCGAAGAGGGCGACCGGCTTCCCGTCGGCGACGCAGACGGTCACGCGACGGTCGGTGCGGCCGTCGATAGCGCTCGCGTCCCCGACTACGCGGACAACGATACGATTCGCGTCGTAATGGGACTCTGTGACTATCGGCTGACCGACGAGGGGCGCGAACGACTGCTCGGAACGGAGTGGAAGATCAGCGACGAGGCGGACCGCGTGGGCTGTCGGCTCACCGGCGGTCCGGATATCCAAGAGATGTTCGAGAAGCGCGAACAGCCGTTCGGTGCGGGACCGGACCCCACGAACGTCGTGGACCTCGGGTATCCGGTCGGTTCCATCCAGATGGCGGGCCAGCCTATCGTTCTGATGCGTGATGCCGTGACCGGCGGCGGGTACGCGACGGTCGGGACGGTCGTCAGCGTCGATCGAAATCTGCTCGCGCAGGCGCGAACTCACCGCAACATCACGTTCGAGGCCATCGACGTGGAGGAGGCGTTAGAGGCTCGCTCGGACCACGAC
- a CDS encoding 5-oxoprolinase subunit B family protein → MTNGIQRRELSSPRYEYGGDDHVFVELAEDMSFDANFEAQAITQEIRRRDLPGMIEVAPANASYMLHFDPGELHPDDLIDELKRIREEIDLTEYTWNANVIDIPVLYDDPWTHETLMKFRDRHQDPDSTDLEYSARINGFDSVDDFIDAHAGAPQMVTMVGFVPGLPWTFQMVPRERQIEVPKYVQPRTETPSRAVGYGGAFTAIYPVEGAGGYQLFGRTPVEVLDVDQTLDDFHDSMVLPNPGDILNYRRIDREEYDAIREEVENGTYEYNMGTIDFQPEEFFADPQGYNQRITEVLD, encoded by the coding sequence ATGACAAACGGTATCCAGCGACGAGAACTCTCCTCGCCGCGATACGAGTACGGTGGAGACGACCACGTCTTCGTCGAACTCGCCGAGGACATGAGCTTCGACGCGAACTTCGAAGCGCAGGCGATCACCCAAGAGATCCGTCGCCGTGACCTCCCCGGTATGATCGAAGTGGCCCCCGCGAACGCGTCGTATATGCTCCACTTCGATCCGGGCGAACTCCATCCCGACGACCTCATCGACGAACTCAAACGGATTCGCGAGGAGATCGACCTCACCGAGTACACGTGGAACGCGAACGTCATCGACATCCCCGTACTGTACGACGACCCCTGGACTCACGAGACGCTGATGAAGTTCCGCGACCGACACCAAGACCCCGACTCGACGGATTTGGAGTACTCGGCCCGTATCAACGGCTTCGACAGCGTCGACGACTTCATAGACGCGCACGCCGGCGCACCGCAGATGGTGACGATGGTCGGCTTCGTCCCGGGACTGCCGTGGACGTTCCAGATGGTGCCGCGGGAGCGACAGATCGAGGTTCCAAAGTACGTCCAACCGCGGACCGAAACGCCCAGCCGTGCGGTCGGTTACGGCGGCGCGTTCACCGCCATCTACCCCGTCGAGGGCGCGGGCGGCTACCAACTCTTCGGGCGGACGCCCGTCGAGGTGTTAGACGTCGATCAAACGCTGGACGACTTCCACGACTCGATGGTACTACCGAATCCCGGTGACATCCTCAACTACCGGCGTATCGACCGCGAGGAGTACGACGCCATCCGCGAGGAGGTCGAAAACGGGACGTACGAGTACAACATGGGGACCATCGACTTCCAACCCGAGGAGTTCTTCGCGGACCCACAGGGGTACAACCAGCGCATCACGGAGGTGCTCGACTGA
- a CDS encoding acetyl-CoA carboxylase biotin carboxylase subunit, producing the protein MPDRVLIANRGEIAIRIIQACRELGIDAIAVYSDTDETAKHVRLADDAYHIGSSVARESYLDQDAIIEAAREADADAIHPGYGFLAENTEFAANVEDSDFNWIGPPSDVMAEFGEKTKARRIMDRADVPIVPGTTDPVESADEVREFADEHGYPVAIKADGGGGGRGLKVVRSEADIADQFADAKREGEAYFDNANVYVERFLENPRHIEVQILGDEHGTVRHLGERDCSTQRRQQKLIEETPSPVLDDETREEICEAARRGADEAGYVNAGTFEFLYEDGEFFFLEVNARIQVEHAITEAVTGIDIVKWQIRIADGEELSFPQSAVEPRGAAIEFRINAEKPADDFSPMPGELTTYRPPTGIGTRVDDAVNQGDRVPPFYDSMFAKFIVSGEDRHEAIRRGRRALAETTIEGVPTTIPFHEQMLADERFLNAEHTTKFVDEELDIERSE; encoded by the coding sequence GTGCCAGACCGTGTTCTGATTGCCAACCGGGGCGAGATAGCTATCCGTATCATCCAGGCGTGCCGCGAACTCGGTATCGACGCTATCGCGGTGTACAGCGATACCGACGAGACGGCGAAACACGTACGCCTCGCCGACGACGCCTACCATATCGGGTCGTCAGTCGCACGCGAAAGCTACCTCGACCAAGACGCGATTATCGAGGCCGCACGGGAGGCCGACGCCGACGCCATCCACCCGGGGTACGGCTTCCTCGCCGAGAACACCGAGTTCGCCGCGAACGTAGAGGACAGCGATTTCAACTGGATCGGCCCGCCCAGCGACGTGATGGCGGAGTTCGGAGAGAAGACGAAAGCCCGCCGGATCATGGACCGCGCGGACGTCCCCATCGTCCCGGGGACCACCGACCCCGTCGAGAGCGCCGACGAAGTCCGCGAATTTGCCGACGAACACGGCTACCCGGTCGCTATCAAGGCCGACGGCGGCGGTGGTGGCCGCGGCCTCAAAGTCGTCCGCTCGGAGGCAGACATCGCCGACCAGTTCGCGGACGCAAAGCGCGAGGGCGAGGCGTACTTCGACAACGCGAACGTGTACGTCGAACGATTCTTGGAGAACCCTCGCCACATCGAGGTCCAAATTCTCGGCGACGAACACGGAACCGTTCGCCATCTGGGAGAGCGCGACTGCTCGACGCAGCGTCGCCAACAGAAACTCATCGAAGAGACGCCCAGCCCCGTCCTCGACGACGAGACGCGCGAGGAAATCTGCGAGGCCGCGCGCCGCGGTGCCGACGAGGCGGGATACGTCAACGCCGGAACCTTCGAGTTCCTCTACGAGGACGGCGAGTTCTTCTTCCTCGAAGTGAACGCCCGCATCCAAGTCGAACACGCCATCACGGAGGCCGTGACCGGCATCGATATCGTGAAGTGGCAGATTCGTATCGCGGACGGCGAGGAGTTGTCGTTCCCGCAGTCCGCGGTCGAACCGCGCGGTGCGGCCATCGAGTTCCGAATCAACGCGGAGAAGCCAGCAGACGACTTCTCACCGATGCCCGGTGAACTGACGACGTACCGGCCGCCGACCGGTATCGGAACGCGCGTCGACGACGCCGTCAACCAAGGCGACCGCGTCCCGCCGTTCTACGACTCGATGTTCGCGAAGTTCATCGTCTCCGGGGAGGACCGCCACGAGGCCATCCGGCGCGGCAGACGCGCTCTCGCGGAGACCACTATCGAGGGCGTGCCGACGACGATTCCGTTCCACGAGCAGATGCTCGCAGACGAGCGATTCCTGAACGCCGAACATACCACGAAATTCGTCGACGAGGAACTCGATATCGAACGCAGCGAGTAG
- a CDS encoding LamB/YcsF family protein gives MVQIDINCDMGESFGNWTMGRDEEVMPYISSANIAGGYHGGDPHVMRETVTLAAEHGVGVGVHPGLPDKMGFGRRKMDATPEELKDYVTYQLGALRAFCDQHGVTFQHVKPHGAMYSMLSESPEHARAVIEGILDIDDDLVYLATDMNIYEVAREYDDLDAVFEGYVDLEYNPDRSLIVEQEKGARDPEKVADRFVTIATEGQVEAVNGELLDVPADSICIHGDTPNAVDILEAIHDRIDEHDIELAPLHEIV, from the coding sequence GTGGTTCAGATTGACATAAACTGCGACATGGGAGAGAGCTTCGGGAACTGGACGATGGGGCGAGACGAGGAAGTGATGCCCTACATCTCGTCGGCGAACATCGCAGGGGGGTACCACGGCGGCGACCCGCACGTGATGCGCGAGACTGTCACGCTCGCCGCGGAACACGGCGTCGGAGTCGGCGTCCACCCCGGCCTGCCGGACAAGATGGGGTTCGGTCGCCGGAAGATGGACGCCACCCCCGAAGAACTCAAGGATTACGTCACCTACCAGTTGGGCGCACTGCGGGCGTTCTGCGACCAGCACGGCGTCACCTTCCAGCACGTCAAGCCGCACGGTGCGATGTACTCGATGCTCTCTGAGAGCCCCGAACACGCCCGCGCCGTCATAGAGGGAATCCTCGATATCGACGACGATCTCGTCTACCTCGCGACGGACATGAATATCTACGAGGTCGCTCGGGAGTACGACGACCTCGACGCCGTTTTCGAGGGCTACGTCGACCTCGAATACAATCCGGATCGAAGTCTCATCGTCGAACAAGAAAAAGGGGCCCGCGACCCAGAGAAAGTCGCAGACCGCTTCGTCACGATCGCGACCGAAGGGCAGGTCGAGGCAGTCAACGGTGAACTGCTGGACGTACCGGCGGACAGCATCTGTATCCACGGCGACACGCCCAACGCCGTCGATATCTTGGAGGCGATACACGACCGCATCGACGAACACGACATCGAACTCGCGCCACTCCACGAAATCGTCTGA
- a CDS encoding CPBP family intramembrane glutamic endopeptidase: MLRADEGPSTFERGPLVPVATYLLVIAVLTVLTVVSPGTSPPPLLGMAWGAFLVVLAVGALKIEGISPRSVLPSARTLAPAIAVLVAFWAVYNLVAFALASGGFPGFEAKWSRVAAHPLLYLSALLSSLLFTALPEELVFRAYLQQKFTALVGGETRRAVVSGIVTAAVLFALFHLPRWFLASGHGVGAALAGRLLGLILMALAYGTVYALTRNLVLVVLFHATMNHPPFFVAVSVPSDLHLVVAVVEYVAIVSVVYLTVRVTGPDRAALVWSRRETTSSTDD, from the coding sequence ATGTTGCGTGCTGACGAAGGTCCGTCGACGTTCGAGCGCGGACCTCTGGTCCCCGTCGCAACGTACCTCCTCGTAATCGCCGTCCTGACCGTACTGACGGTCGTATCCCCGGGGACATCGCCGCCGCCCCTCTTGGGGATGGCCTGGGGAGCGTTTCTCGTCGTACTCGCCGTCGGGGCGCTGAAAATCGAAGGAATCTCACCGCGTTCGGTCCTCCCATCCGCTCGAACACTGGCTCCCGCGATTGCGGTTCTCGTCGCGTTCTGGGCGGTGTACAATCTGGTCGCGTTCGCCCTCGCGTCGGGTGGGTTCCCCGGATTCGAGGCCAAGTGGTCGAGAGTCGCGGCCCATCCGCTGTTGTATCTCTCGGCTCTCCTCAGTTCGTTGTTGTTCACCGCGCTACCGGAAGAACTCGTTTTTCGTGCCTATCTCCAGCAGAAATTTACCGCGCTCGTCGGCGGCGAAACGCGTCGTGCAGTCGTCTCCGGCATCGTGACCGCGGCCGTCTTGTTCGCTCTCTTTCATCTCCCGAGGTGGTTTCTCGCGTCGGGGCACGGGGTCGGCGCTGCGCTGGCAGGTCGACTCCTCGGTTTGATTCTCATGGCCCTTGCCTATGGGACAGTGTACGCGCTGACGCGCAACCTCGTGCTTGTCGTCCTGTTTCACGCGACGATGAATCATCCGCCTTTCTTCGTCGCGGTGAGCGTCCCGTCCGACCTGCACTTGGTGGTTGCTGTCGTCGAATACGTCGCCATCGTCTCGGTAGTTTACCTGACCGTGCGCGTGACCGGGCCAGACAGGGCCGCTCTCGTCTGGTCCCGGCGAGAGACGACTTCCTCGACGGACGACTGA
- a CDS encoding DUF7342 family protein, with the protein MSETDASDGPPPFEDAFRSDDVEQRIYGTVLQTREPTAASAIADAADCDPKTARKYLGWFGKLGIVTRHDGHPTTYERNDAYFAWRRINQLAADHSVEDLQERVRELTSRITEYEATYDAASPAAIDAVAAAEESDERTIDDVYSDLADWATAREERDRYERARQQRTGGERERASG; encoded by the coding sequence ATGTCCGAGACAGACGCCTCCGATGGGCCGCCCCCGTTCGAGGATGCGTTCAGAAGCGACGACGTCGAGCAACGCATCTACGGGACCGTCCTGCAGACCCGCGAGCCGACGGCGGCGAGCGCGATTGCCGACGCCGCCGACTGTGACCCCAAGACCGCTCGAAAGTACCTCGGCTGGTTCGGCAAGTTGGGAATCGTCACCCGGCACGACGGCCATCCGACCACCTACGAACGGAATGACGCGTATTTCGCGTGGCGACGCATCAATCAGCTCGCGGCCGACCATTCCGTCGAGGACCTGCAGGAGCGCGTTCGTGAGCTGACGTCGCGCATCACCGAGTACGAGGCGACGTACGACGCCGCGTCACCGGCCGCAATCGACGCCGTCGCCGCCGCGGAGGAAAGCGACGAGCGGACCATCGACGACGTGTACAGCGACCTCGCCGACTGGGCGACCGCCCGCGAGGAGCGCGACCGGTACGAACGCGCGCGCCAGCAACGCACGGGCGGCGAGCGCGAACGGGCGTCCGGGTAG